A part of Neovison vison isolate M4711 chromosome 8, ASM_NN_V1, whole genome shotgun sequence genomic DNA contains:
- the LOC122915635 gene encoding protein transport protein Sec61 subunit beta-like — MPGPTPSGTNVGSSGRSPSKAVAAREAGSTVRQRKNASCGTRNAGRMTSADTGGMWRFYTEDSPGLKVGPAPVLVMSLLFIASVFMLHIWGKYTRS, encoded by the coding sequence ATGCCTGGTCCGACCCCCAGTGGCACTAATGTGGGCTCGTCGGGGCGCTCTCCCAGCAAAGCAGTGGCCGCCCGGGAGGCCGGATCCACAGTCCGGCAGAGAAAAAATGCTAGCTGTGGAACAAGGAACGCGGGGCGCATGACCTCAGCAGACACTGGGGGCATGTGGCGATTCTACACCGAAGACTCACCTGGGCTCAAGGTTGGCCCTGCCCCAGTATTGGTTATGAGTCTTCTGTTCATCGCTTCTGTATTTATGTTGCACATTTGGGGCAAGTACACTCGTTCATAG